In Schizosaccharomyces osmophilus chromosome 1, complete sequence, the genomic window TTATCCGGTACATTGAAATCACATGTAGCACAAAAGGATTCATCCTTTACAGAATCAGGTTGTAAACGATTCGTAATCATGATATTAGGGTACATCGAAGCAACATCCAGATGATAAATTTTAGGCTTTTCTGATCGCTTAGGTTTATCTCGTAAGTCGGATAACTTCGACATAATTTGAGATTTTACCTCCTCGTAGTCTTCTATATCGTCCATATCaatcttgttttctgttACAATTGAGAACTGTAATGCTTTATCTAGCTGAGAAACCAGATCTTGATAGACAGCAGGATCCATATCAAACGGAGTAGGAATATCACTACGAAAGACACCACATTCTAAACTTTCAACATGACCACCAACATATGTTTCACTAGTAAGCATATGTCCgtcaaaaaatttttgagGTGCCTCCACGTGTTTGTTGGGTAAAATAATATTGTTTGTAGATGCCTCTACGGTGAGCAATGTCTCACAAAGGGTACCAGTTCCCTTTCGCAAAACCTCGTCAGGGTTTAGAGGAATAATATTACAGAgggaaaaaatgaaaggatGAACATACTTCATATAGAGATAATAAGTAGCGACAGCATCTGAAACTGAGTATTGTGCCAACGTCTGAGCTTTCTCACTAGCATAAATAGTCATCAATTCAGGATCTAATTCCATAGGATTATAACCTAACTTGGCTACAGTAACTGCCTTTAAGCCTTGACTTCCCTGTGGTAAATAACTATCCCTTTTTACCCAACGAAAAGCGTCCATGTGGGTACAATAGGATGATTTATATTCGTCCTCTGCGTCTCTGCTAAAACCGATTTCTTCTGCTAAATTCAAGCCATGAAAGGTAGTTCGAGCATCAACGAAAGGCCAATCGAAAAAATCACCGTTATAGGTGACTATAATGGTGGGCCTGGCGGATCTTAtatgtttaaaaaatcgATGTAACAAGCTTAATTCGTCTTGCTCGTTGAATATGATAAAAGGTCCTTCAAAGTCGGGCTTAGGAGTATAGTGGAAATCTTCTATATCTTCGCCAACAATTTCGCGATTCGTAATTAAGAAACCCTGACCGTCTACCATATAAGAAATCATCATAATTTTGTCGAATGAACTATCTGGGAATTTCAAAGGCAATTTAGTAGTTTCAATGTCAAACGCCATAATGGTTGGTTCTGCACGCTCAATACGAGTGGGAAGAGGGGCAACTTGTGGCTCTCCTTCATGAAAAGACACAGTATACCACATACCCACACGAATCTCAAGATCAATCAGAGTTCTAGCATGATATGGCACATCAAATTCGCGGAGATCCATAATATGGTCCATAGGATCATCATAGGCATTGTCTAGAACCAAATCTTTGGAATCATTAAGAGGTGCATAGGTATTAAAAGCTTCTTCCTTGGCATTATTTGACTTTACCGCAGACATAAGGGTGCGCCGAACTGACTGAAGATCTGTTAAATTGTCAAACGTTAATTTCATGTACAGTTTTTTGTAACCAACTATGtggtttttcaaattcaaatcaTCCTTGTATTCTCGTGAGATAGATTTTACAAGCCCagcaaaattttttttcatgtaCTCTTCTACATTTGTTACTTTCCCTTCTCGAGCTGCAATGTAGAAGTATGGAGCATGAGGAATGGTAATACGGAATGTTTCACCGTCGTCCTCAATGAAGTAAAAGTCGACAGCGCTCAGTGTCGAGTTGAGCTTTTGGCTTTCAATAACGGTTGGATGAACGTTCACTAACCAAGCTTCACGAGGTGGTCCACCTTCATAGGAGTTGAATCCCATGATTCgatcaatttcatttttgcgattGACATAGAACATGGGATCGCTTAGTCCATTTTCATCCGCCGATCTTTTTGCCTGACCCTCAAAGGCATTTGggtttttataaatatttcGAAAAGACCTGGGAGGGAGATTGGAACGCTTACCAGAGAATTTGGGAGGCattagaaataaataattattaataaaaacaaaagaagaaaatgaaaatgaatgaaacgcagcttaaaaaaaaaagaatgttggGAATATATCAAAAATGATAAGAAAGATGGAACGACCGTGAAAGAGAGTACTGTGAATTTGATAAGTATGGATAGGAATCGCCTTAGTTTATACAAAAATGCATTTGAGGTTTGCCAAGATGCCAAGTTTTGGGATGGTTGTTATGgtaatgaagaaaaaggtagCATAGTGAGTGTGAAGACTAAGAAATGAAGAGCGCGTTCGCGTCGCGCTCCCtcagaaaataaacagaCTGAatattcgttttttttttttggtttcgtTTCAATCTCATTTTTGTAttcctaaaaaaaaattcaattgtGAGTCTCTATCATTTGGATGTTTAAGGTCGTGGAACTGCCTTGAACGACATAAATCAATACGCGTTTATGTCAAGCTTAGGTCGGTTGACTGAGGAAACATTGTTTGATCTTGCCTTGGAACAATTGGTAAAATACTTGTCGTTGAAAGGTTTCTTAGCATGGACAAGGAACTGTCAAATTCTTTGCCATTGATTTAGTTTTGGTTGAATCATTATTTTATTACAAAAggtttcaaaaacttgttAAAGCAGAGgatctttttttaattcaatcTATATCGAAACTTGTGTTGTAAAGAACACCCTTGGCTATAGCTCGTGGCTTCCACCGGCCACTACAACAGTTTCCACCATGAGTGAACAGAAGGAGCCTCAAGAAGGAAGCATTATTCAGGCGTTTAAGgtaatataataaaatagaattcATTTGTATGAGGTTTACTAACTTGATTTGAATAGTCGTTAAGAACGGACGATTTCGTTCGTATGCTTCATCATCCATGCTTTAAAGAATCCGCTATTACGAGTGTTCTCTGCGGTCTTGGTGTAGGTTGCATccatttgtttatgaaagGTAATTGGGATGGTTTGTCATGTTACGAAACGTGTCTGTGTTTTGATGACActccttcattttttttttggcgGTTAGATTACTTACAGGCGTCTAGCACCTCGTAGTAAAGCTTTAAATTGGGGATTCGGCACATACTTTGGAATGAGTTTGGTTTCATGGGAAGGATGTAATTATCGTAAGCAATTGGAAACTCAAAACTTCAACATCCAAATTCAAGAAGCAGCACAAGGACTCCCCAAGCATCGGAC contains:
- the cox20 gene encoding cytochrome c oxidase assembly protein Cox20; its protein translation is MSEQKEPQEGSIIQAFKSLRTDDFVRMLHHPCFKESAITSVLCGLGVGCIHLFMKAPRSKALNWGFGTYFGMSLVSWEGCNYRKQLETQNFNIQIQEAAQGLPKHRTSRPTENDDSKDA